The DNA sequence acacgcacacgcagcaCTCGGATGTCGACGCGTAAGCTTTCGCCCGGTGACTCTCGACCGCTCGTTCTGTGTCGTGCAGATTGTGGACAAAGCCCTAGAAGAGCCCAAGTATAGCTCGCTCTATGCTCAGCTATGTCTGCGCTTGGCAGAGGACGCACCAAACTTTGATGGCCCTTCGACCGAGAGCCAAACCTCCCAAAAGCAGAGCACAGTGCGTGGAATTCCTTCACCGTTGGTTCTATCGGCGGCGACGTattttacatacacacacgcttaCTAAACATCACAGGCCACTATTTGCGTCACCTTTACAGCTTTGAATGTGCATTCAATACcctttttttcgttgaaaaaaaaatggttaaccTTCCACACTGACGGTGTTGCTTTTCCAGACCTTCAGAAGACTGCTGATTTCCAAGCTTCAAGATGAATTTGAAAACCGCGCCAGAAATGTTGAAAGTACGTCGACTTGATGAGAAGTGGCTTTGCCTGTGGGTTCAATTTAATTTATCCCGCCTAAACGCCTCGTCTCGTCCATCAGTCTATGACAAACACGACAACCCTCTTACTTCTGAGGAGGAAGAGCAGAGAGCCATTGCCAAGATCAAGATGCTTGGCAACATTAAATTCATCGGGGAACTTGGCAAACTTGACCTCATCCATGAATCTATCCTTCATAAGTGCATCAAAACGGTACACATCCTCCTCGGCTCTCTGGAAAAGATGTCCATCGGCGAATATTGTGTGACCCTCTCCTTTTTTAAAGCTTctggaaaagaagaagagagtccaacttAAGGATATGGGCGAGGATCTGGAGTGTCTCTGTCAGATAATGAGGACTGTCGGGCCGAGACTCGACCATGACAAAGCAAAGGTAACCGCAATCAGAAAGATGGCATAGTTGCCTCTTAGGGGAGACATTCAAGGTGGCTCCATTTTCCACTTGTTTCCGTCTCCAAAGTTGACTTTGGGTATTCTTCATGCTTAGTAGTTGCCAGGTGTCTAAAGGCCAGTGACTTACTTTTTGTACCGTGAGCAAAGAATCAAGAATTACAGCACAATTAACCATCGCACCATTTTGggggtgggattttttttccccacattgcaAAGGCCAAGTCAGGCTTTTGTTACCATGATAACCACTTGCAGCTTGAGGGCACACAACGAACCAAGCCTCATGTTCTGTTTTTCAAAAAAGCAATAAGTATGAGTATTCGTTAGAATAACCCATAGGATCATCGATTCTAAAAAGATGTGATCATcgattcaagttttttttttcccccacaagaaaaatttacttattttatttttttaatatgtttaacCGGAGCTTTTACTGTGGTTCACAATAATCCTTTGTGTCaatttaaggctttttttttctgttgccacAGTCTTTAATGGATCAGTACTTTGGCCGTATGCGATCCTTAATGAACAACAAGGATCTGCCGGCGAGGATCCGCTTCCTGCTGCAAGACACGGTGGAGCTGCGCGAGAACAACTGGGTCCCCCGCAAGGCTTTCCTCGACAACGGACCAAAGACGATCAACCAGATCCGACAGGACGCGGTGAAGGTTAGCGGGTCTTGGATGAGTGCGCCACATTCCCGAGCAGAACATCTCTGCGTTggtgatatttttatttatttatttgtgaactGGCATCTTTTTACCTGCAGGATTTGGGCGTTTTCATCCCAGCACCTATGTCGCAGGGCATGAGGATGGACTTCTTCTTGGAAAGCCCCTTCATGCCCAGCAGAATGAAATTGGACAGGGAGACGCTGGGCGGATTGGCCGACATGTTTGGACAAATGCCGGGTAGGAGTAGTCAGGAAATGGAGCCACGATACACCCGTTTATGAATGAACTTCTTATGTTGAAACCGTGTTTGATTAAAAATGACTTGGTACATCCAAAATACGCAAGGGTCGTTATGATCAACTGCaaagtcagtttaaataaaGAAACCAAAAACTATCCTCACCGCAACACCATTACTAGCTGGTCAATTAATATTGACTCGAATCCTCAATATTTAATATGCCATGTATCTGTTGTTTCAAAATCATAACTATATTTAGATTGGATTTTAAAAACTAATTTTCAGTTATGTGACATGCTAATTTCTTGAGTTAATTGTGTGGTTTGTCTTGTCATCTAGGGGTGTTAAAAGTGGAGACAATTTACAATTCTGGTATAAATGTTTAGCATTAGCCATGAAGTAGACGCAAAGTGACGTGATGAGCTGAATACAGGCCTTAAATTTAAAACAAGTGCTTTCAGCTGAAATTATAAAGTTGAATATTTCAGTCTGTGTGAATGACTGTTTTTAAGCCCGTTGAGCTGtgtcaaaaagaaaacagaaatcaGGTTTCATGTTGTTTTTCCATGTAGAaaattatttcttataaacTTTGTATTGGGTAAATTTCACCTGCGATATAATGTGATGGCCACAAAGCGTTTACAATTTAACTTAAAATTGCAGGTATCCTCAGGAAGATCTGCGGGAATGACGAAGTAATTTTTTATCCAAAGATTCCACCTGATCAAAAATCagtatattgtttttattggcTTCATATTTTATGACTTGCAAAGATGACTCCACATTCAAACGTACATTTTTAACATGTGGCCCTCCTCCAGGCAGTGGTATTGGAACAGGACCGGGAGTCATCCAGGACAGGTACTCTCCTACCATGGGACGCCATCGCACCAACCCGCTCTTCAACGGCCACATCGCTCCTCAGCCGCAGTCGCAGTTCGACATTGGGGCCAAGTCGTCCTTCGTCAAGTCCAACCAGGTAAGTGAGCACCTTACCTCCTCTTCACATGTCATCCCATTCCCGGATGTCTCACTCTCCTCTCTGTCCGTGCAGGTTCAGAACCAGCATTTCCTCAGCCAGAGCCAAAACCACGCGGCACAGCAGCAGGTCCCATCCAAGGACTTGCCCCCACGCTTCAGCAAGAAAGGACAGCTCAATGCGGATGAGGTAACTCGCCTGCACTGCACCCGTTTAGCGTGCGCTCCTCATCCCCTTTCATGCTCGTTGATGATAAAAAGACGCGTTATTCTGAGGGAGCACACTGCCACCAgtcctctcctcctccacctttctctctttccTCCTCTGCTCTTATTCCTCAAGCTGGTTGGTGGTCCTCTGACTGTGATTATGAGATCTGAGGGCATGACCACAGTTGGTGCAGAGGTGGTGGATTTGTTTTAAGATGTGAGATAAATAAATgcccttttttgtgttttgtgtgtgtcctcCCGCAGATCAGCCTGCGGCCAGCTCAGTCATTCCTCCTCAACAAGAGCCAGGTTCCCAAACTCACACCGCAGATCCCCTCCATGATGCCTCCCAGCACCCAGCCCCCTCGCACACAAACACCACCCCTGGGACAGGTGAGCAGGTTTTGTGCGGGTGTCAAGTTGAACTGGACAAGCTGTCCCATCAAAATGTACAATGCCACCTTTGCACATTTACGAGATGAATTTGTGCTATGGCCAAGCTTGTAACTCAATTTATTCCTCCTAAGtgaaatggtgttttttttaatatgctgactttttttttaagtgattaaaTTAAGCTGATATACACACACCGTAGTGCACTCGCTTGCTAGTGTGCTTTAAAGGTCTTTGTGACCGTAATCAGGAGTTCTGGCTCCAGCTCAATTGGCAGTTTTCCACCTCTGCTATGTACTATTTAAGTGATTTCCTTGTCTAATTGTTTGGCTGAAAGTgcgtacgcgtgtgtgtgtgtgtcccgctTCACTTATGTCATGCAAAATTTGGCTCGGGACATGAAGCCAAAAAGTGATCCGTGGACTGCTCGCAATGTGAAAAACTCTTGATTTGAGGCACTCAGAAGAAAGTACCACTGTACTCATTCCTTCACTGACCACGACTCATTTTGTTTTAGGTGCTTATTTGAATACATACGAGTCCAAgtttaatgaaagaaaataaatgaaggtCATTTCATGGCATAAAAGGCATAAAAGGCAAAAAGataggagtaaaaaaaaaaaaaaagaattcaacacCCTGTGTGTTTAATCGCACACCTCTTCACCGCAGCCCCCTCAGCTTGGCTTGAAAACCAACCCGCCGCCCATTCAAGAGAAACCTCCCAAGACCAACAAGAAACCACCTCCTGCCAGGGAGGAGTTGCTGAAGATGACGGTAGGTCAACCAGTATAATgataagtagaaaaaaaaaacccacctccAAACTAAATCCGACAGTCACATTGTGTTTTTGACAGCATAGATTCTGATCTTTAAAAGACACACTGGTGTTCCAGGAATATACGGAGGTTCACTATATTGCCTAATGTATGTGCCGATATGAGACTTTAATTAAATGTTTAAGAGATGATGATGCATTTTGAATGGATGACCATAGGAGGCGACCATAAGCGAGTACTTCACCAGCAAGAACTTGAGCGAGGCGGTCAGTAGCGTGCGCGAAATGAAGGCCCCCAAGCACTTCCTGTCGGAGATGCTGAGCAAGATCATCGTGTGCTCTCTGGACCGACCTGATGAGGACAAAGAGCACGCCAGCACCCTCATCCACGCGCTGCGTGTCGACGGACTCATCACAGCTGAAAACTTCATGCAGGTGTGCATGATGTCAAAAATGCTGTCATTTGTTTTCCGGTAACATGGCCGCATGGACATGTCTCTCCTTTTACAGGCTTTCCTCAATGTCCTGGACCAGTGCCCCAAGATCGAGGTCGACGTGCCCCTGGTTAAGTCCTACCTGGCCCAGTTTGTCGCGCGGGCCGTCATCGCCGAGCTATTGAGCGTGGCCGAGCTGGCGCACCCGCTGGAGAACGGCACCCATTTCCCGCTCTTCCTGCTCTGCCTGCAGCAGACAGCCAAGCTGAAGGACCGCGAGTGGCTCACCGACATCTTCCAACAGAGCAAAGTCAACATGCAGAAGATGCTCCCTGGTAGGTGCTTCATGGCCGTCAATTTTCTATGCTGCTCGACAATGGTCAATCACACGTCGTCGATTGACCACAGCATGGACTTTGCCCGGTCGGAATTCTGCAGTTTTCTTTTAAAGCGCATTAAGCTCCGGAAGGTGTAGCATCCTTGCTTAAACCCTCGTCCACTGTGTAGAAATCGACCAGAACAGGGATCGCATGCTGGAGATCCTGGAGGGCAAGGGCCTCAGCTTCCTGTTCCCGCTGCTCAAGTTGGAGAAGGAGCTGCTGAAGCAGATTACGGCAGACCCATCTCCACAGTCCATTTACAAGTGGATCAAGGACAATATCTCCCCCAAGCTCCACACCGACAAAGGTTTCGTCAACATCCTCATAACCAGGTATGGTAGAAAGCAACAAAATCTGAACGAGGCATGAGCTGATAGTAGATTCTGACAACACAaccaaaaaatattcacaattaacttgttgttttgtttactcATTTCTGCAAACAGGCAATCATATTGTGCCCTGCTTATGACttctctggaaaaaaatgttgagccGACAGTATTAGCGGTTGTTGAAACCTTTTTAAAACCACGGTAAagtttcaaccccccccccccccccccgccccctaaaaGATATTCAAAACACCTTTTTAGATTATAATCTGAAGATTTTCACACTGATTAGAAGACTAATTTCTCTAAATTATCCAACTAAGTTTTGTACATAATTTTCCAAAATACGGCCTGGGGTGATTTGCGGCCCACCGTCCATTTTTTGTGGCCCGCAacatgaccccccaaaaaaaccccacaactaAAAATGACGTTTGACATTGGCCTCAAGGTTAGTTAAAAAGGTGATGGTGGGCAGATTGAGAAGACTGCTTGTCAGAGAAATAGGCGCCATTACTGCAAATGAATTTGTTTATGTACTATGGGGAGCTTTTCTCTATATTTGAAGATTACAAACAAACCACTGCTAGCTGTAGAGCTGGATCTGCTCTGTGTGAGAGACAGCGGCACCCCAAaaacttgaggaaaaaaagtcctttGCCTTCACATATTGGACCGAAACCTTCTTTTCTCACCTCAGCTTCCTGCAGTACATTGCCCAAGAGCTGTGCGTGTCCGAGGGCGACGAGCAGCTGTCGGCCCCCTCCAAGGAGCAGTTGGAGCAGGAGAAGACGCTGCTGCTGGCCTTCAAACCCGTCATGCAGAAGTTCCTGCACGACCACACCCAGCTGCAGGTCAGCGCCCTCTACGCCCTGCAGGTGCACTGCAACGCCAACGGCTTCCCCAAAGGTACGATACGACCACCCGCCCCGggtcactttattaggtacaccccaGTCAAATTGTGCGAAAATGATCCTCCTCCGGTGGGTTCGGTGTAAAAGTTATTTATTTAGCCGCCccgcgcccccccaaaaaacgcatACTTAAagccgttttgtttttcaaggcaTGCTGCTGCGCTACTTTGTCAATTTCTATGACATGGAGATCATTGAAGAAGAAGCCTTCCTCGCATGGAAAGAAGACATCACCCAAGAATTCCCTGGAAAAGGAAAAGCTTTGTTCCAGgtactttaaaaacaaatatatactgtatatatatatataaacttatTTTTATTGCGTGGAAATTGGTCTCGTCAGTTATTAAAATTGGCAGTTGCAGGCCTACGCCGAGCATACCATGATACTTGAGCTCGATTATTTCGATTCGTCGATTATTTGTCATGAATAACGTCGACGCACCAGAACGTTGGTGTCAAGCGGGCTTGAGCATGGCACAGATGACCTTCATCGCAAtcgtttaaatattttttaagttaAAATTGTCCACAATTTCAGCTTCTCAACAGTAACAAATCTCTTGATTACTTTAGTCATCCACACAGGCTGTCATGTTGAATCAAAATAGCAAAACGGTTATCAAAGTGTACGGACCGATTTTGAATGTCTGAAACCAAAACGTGTGAGCGTAAGgaacgtttatttttttttaccgcacCCATCCAAGACGCTTCCAATTTTCTAGCAGAATTTTGAcccagtttatttttttgcattttagctCTTACTCAAGAGACTTTGGAATTTTGAGTGTCGTAAAACACAATGGTGACAGCAAAAACtctcgattttttttccattagtaCGCAGCTCATCCtgattttgaaaaacactgcaaaGCTCCACTGAGCTCAATTTTGGTCTTCCTTCAGGTCAATCAGTGGCTCACGTGGTTGGAGACTGCCGAGGAAGAGGAGTCTGAGGACGACGGCGATTGAAGAGGCGCCAGCCACACAAGATGACATTTTGCCTTTGCATTCACCTCCACCGTTGATTGATCGATTAACCACTAACGAGCAACACCGCCACATCCAAACCCTCCTCTCCCCTTCCTCCTTCTGTTCTGTGGACACGTGTGGAGTGACATgactttgttcttgttttcctttttaactCCCCTTACCTTCTTTTGACTAATAAACTCGCTCCGGGGCAACCATCAAGGCTGTAATATTTGGTTTCGATGGCCTGTGTTGACCTTTTTGCGTCAAAATTGCTCCTCAACCAGTCACCAGTGACATTCTACCTCTTCAGACAGGCATTTTGTGCCCTTTCTGAAATCTAAAGCCCTATGCGCTGTGCTTGATACCGTATTTCTTCAAATGATGGCCCCAATTAGTCACGTGAGAAACAATAACTTCACAGCGTATAATATTGGAATTCTTGACATTCTTTGGAAGTCACtcgccaaaacagcagcactcaGTGAGGCACGTTGCCAAACTAGTTGGCCCAAGCTGTATTGAAGCCGATTTTGTGTTACAAGGAATCTTCAGATCctatttgcatttcaaaaccACAAATACAGGTTCGCTCCGGTGGCTGATTTGAGAAGTTGCCTTGTTACATTTAGCGTGCCGGTCGCTCCACAATGCTGTGTGTCGACTTCCCTCGTGACCCGATTTCATTTGAGGTCAATTTTGTTAAATGATAGTCCTAAAATTAAGGCCTCCCACCCAACTGCAGTTGATGAATGCTCCGTTCCTTGCTGCTGTTTTCATGACATACGGCAGTGATCCCTTAATTTaagtaaaataaatgacaacactga is a window from the Hippocampus zosterae strain Florida chromosome 3, ASM2543408v3, whole genome shotgun sequence genome containing:
- the eif4g2b gene encoding eukaryotic translation initiation factor 4 gamma 2b, translating into MGVYAIVGVNKAEMIPSQLKRLPSFPPSLETVAPPTPSLPIILIFSTILHCQAAKVESVIAEGGASRFSASSGGGGGRGAPQHYPKTVGNSEFLGKTPGQSVQKWVPSRSTRRDANSSNEKERHDAIFRKVRGILNKLTPDKFDKLCLELLNVGVDSKLVLKGIILLIVDKALEEPKYSSLYAQLCLRLAEDAPNFDGPSTESQTSQKQSTTFRRLLISKLQDEFENRARNVEIYDKHDNPLTSEEEEQRAIAKIKMLGNIKFIGELGKLDLIHESILHKCIKTLLEKKKRVQLKDMGEDLECLCQIMRTVGPRLDHDKAKSLMDQYFGRMRSLMNNKDLPARIRFLLQDTVELRENNWVPRKAFLDNGPKTINQIRQDAVKDLGVFIPAPMSQGMRMDFFLESPFMPSRMKLDRETLGGLADMFGQMPGSGIGTGPGVIQDRYSPTMGRHRTNPLFNGHIAPQPQSQFDIGAKSSFVKSNQVQNQHFLSQSQNHAAQQQVPSKDLPPRFSKKGQLNADEISLRPAQSFLLNKSQVPKLTPQIPSMMPPSTQPPRTQTPPLGQPPQLGLKTNPPPIQEKPPKTNKKPPPAREELLKMTEATISEYFTSKNLSEAVSSVREMKAPKHFLSEMLSKIIVCSLDRPDEDKEHASTLIHALRVDGLITAENFMQAFLNVLDQCPKIEVDVPLVKSYLAQFVARAVIAELLSVAELAHPLENGTHFPLFLLCLQQTAKLKDREWLTDIFQQSKVNMQKMLPEIDQNRDRMLEILEGKGLSFLFPLLKLEKELLKQITADPSPQSIYKWIKDNISPKLHTDKGFVNILITSFLQYIAQELCVSEGDEQLSAPSKEQLEQEKTLLLAFKPVMQKFLHDHTQLQVSALYALQVHCNANGFPKGMLLRYFVNFYDMEIIEEEAFLAWKEDITQEFPGKGKALFQVNQWLTWLETAEEEESEDDGD